One segment of Trachemys scripta elegans isolate TJP31775 chromosome 1, CAS_Tse_1.0, whole genome shotgun sequence DNA contains the following:
- the LOC117880026 gene encoding chondroadherin-like, which produces MSRLWIMVLVLLWIPVMAIAQLPGNVQCPVNCSCFFSQWFVRCSNASLSSLPPGIPNATVELDLQHNQFSTLSAGFFPELAEISIIYLGSSGIHQVEPGAFQGVKNLYHLHLDNNLLEQVPEGVFENLTNLIFLHLEHNQIAHLLPGGFSSLKQLSVLDLSNNLLLELSDQALHGLPRLRQLYLSANRITNVSSKALPGTLRALSLDGNQLASVPAAIRTSPMLSTLQLSGNPIRKLTSLSFGRRLRSLRQLFLDSLALEQITNLAFTRLRWLELLSLRNNSLESLPPLSSLKSLSTLYLTGNKWRCDCKLIWLRTWQKKVLRKERSPVECSSPGALQGQLLVDVELQKLTCPPFGTDSTTLSPAENTNTPTAIAPPRDIPLPGAATTTTAMTSAALITTRRLPSSTTHSATSLHHVPERWDPCLADHISSVSIRTKGDTSLVVSWSFSGDHDQFEVRYTAGRDEQVLRVVGGLAEVTLHDLRRGTEYRVCVIPQNENLLECQAPAARQCTAERTAGLPSDTQPVHAPLGHSHSAVGFGVTVALLALAALALAVTYRLRTRPIQFQRYYDEDGSPLHRRSSNQAKMTTDPVDESMEDEVRHSYVTAAGRCPEEKVDCTVSAPPRLTLTSTPTYVTL; this is translated from the exons ATGTCGAGGCTCTGGATTATGGTCCTTGTTCTGCTGTGGATTCCAGTCATGGCCATCGCACAGCTCCCAGGCAATGTCCAGTGCCCTGTGAATTGCTCCTGCTTCTTCTCCCAGTGGTTTGTCCGGTGCTCCAATGCCAGCTTATCCTCTCTTCCCCCTGGCATCCCCAATGCCACCGTGGAACTCGACCTGCAGCACAACCAGTTCAGCACCCTCTCAGCAGGCTTCTTCCCAGAACTGGCTGAGATCAGCATCATTTACCTTGGCAGCAGTGGCATCCACCAGGTTGAGCCGGGGGCTTTTCAGGGGGTCAAGAATCTGTACCATCTCCACCTGGACAACAACCTCCTGGAGCAGGTCCCAGAGGGTGTCTTTGAGAATCTGACAAATCTGATCTTCCTGCACCTGGAGCACAACCAGATTGCTCACCTCCTGCCAG gtgggTTCTCTTCTCTGAAGCAGCTCAGTGTCCTGGACCTGAGTAACAACCTGCTGCTGGAGCTCTCTGACCAAGCCCTTCACGGCCTCCCGCGGCTGCGTCAGCTCTACCTGAGTGCGAACCGTATTACCAATGTCTCCAGCAAAGCCCTCCCAGGCACCCTGCGGGCCCTCAGCCTAGACGGGAACCAGCTGGCGAGCGTGCCTGCGGCCATCCGCACCTCTCCCATGCTCTCCACTCTACAGCTGAGTGGTAACCCCATCCGGAAGCTGACGTCTCTCTCCTTTGGGAGGAGGCTTCGGTCCCTAAGGCAGCTGTTCCTGGACAGCCTGGCCCTGGAGCAGATCACCAACTTGGCTTTCACCAGGCTCCGCTGGCTGGAGCTTCTGAGCCTGAGGAACAACAGCCTGGAGTCGCTTCCGCCTCTGTCCTCCCTGAAGTCGCTCTCCACTCTGTATCTGACTGGGAACAAGTGGCGCTGTGACTGCAAACTGATCTGGCTCCGCACCTGGCAGAAGAAGGTGCTCCGGAAAGAACGCAGCCCTGTAGAGTGCAGCTCCCCGGGGGCGCTACAGGGACAGCTCCTGGTGGACGTAGAG TTACAGAAGCTGACTTGCCCACCTTTTGGGACGGACTCCACCACCCTCAGCCCCGCTGAGAACACGAATACACCCACGGCCATTGCTCCACCCAGAGACATACCTCTCCCAGGGGCTGCTACCACAACTACTGCCATGACCTCTGCCGCCCTGATCACCACGAGGAGGCTCCCCAGCTCCACCACGCACTCAGCTACCTCCCTTCACCATGTGCCGGAGaggtgggacccatgcttggccGACCACATCAGCAGCGTCAGCATCAGGACAAAGGGTGACACCTCCCTGGTGGTTTCCTGGTCTTTCTCCGGTGACCACGACCAATTTGAGGTGCGGTACACGGCTGGCCGGGATGAGCAGGTGCTGCGGGTGGTGGGAGGGCTGGCCGAGGTGACGCTCCATGATCTCCGCAGGGGGACTGAGTACAGAGTCTGCGTCATCCCCCAGAATGAGAATCTGCTGGAGTGCCAAGCCCCTGCTGCCCGGCAGTGCACAGCAGAGCGCACTGCTGGCCTTCCTAGTGACACACAGCCCGTACATGCCCCGCTCGGCCACAGCCACTCAGCCGTGGGTTTCGGTGTCACTGTCGCTCTCCTAGCACTCGCAGCACTGGCCCTGGCTGTCACCTACAGACTGCGGACACGGCCGATCCAATTCCAGCGCTACTATGATGAAGATGGGTCACCCCTTCATCGCAGGAGCAGCAACCAAGCCAAGATGACCACGGACCCAGTTGACGAGAGCATGGAGGACGAGGTCCGGCACAGTTATGTGACAGCTGCCGGCCGGTGCCCAGAGGAGAAAGTAGACTGCACCGTGTCTGCCCCACCCAGGCTCACACTTACATCCACACCCACGTATGTGACTCTGTGA